The Pedobacter frigiditerrae genomic sequence GCCATTATCTATCTTGTCTATGCAGAGCGATGTAGAAATTGCTGTGATAGAAATGGGCGCAAACCATCAAAAAGAGATTGAGTTTTTGTGTGAGCTAGCGCAACCAACTCATGGCTTAATTACCAACGTGGGCATGGCACATTTAGATGGCTTTGGCGGTTTTGAAGGTGTGAAAAAAGGTAAAGCTGAATTATTTGCTTATTTGAAATCGCATCATGGTTTTGCATTTATCAATCGCAATAATCCTTATTTATTAGAAATGAGTGAACGTGCCGATTTGAATAAGGTAGTTTATTATGGTACTGAAAAAGAGAATGCGGTAAGCGGAGAATTAAAACATAGCGACCCTTTAATTGAATTTGATTGGAGCACGAAAGGAAACAACTATGCCGCCAAAGCAAATCTTACCGGAACTTACAATTTCGAGAATATTCTAGCGGCAATATGTATTGGGAATTTCTTTGAGTTAACACCTTCTCAAATCAATAATGGCTTGGCGAATTATTTTCCTACTAATAATCGCTCTCAATTAACAAAAACAGATAACAATACGGTAATCTGCGATTTTTACAATGCCAATCCAAGTAGTATGACTGCAGCTTTAAATAACTTAAAATCTTTAAGTGCAGCACACAAAGTTGCCATTATTGGCGATATGTTTGAACTAGGTGCAGAAGGGCCAGCACAACATGAAATGGTAGTTAAACTTGCTGTTGAAAATGAATTATCAACCCTGTTTATAGGCAAAAGCTTTTTTGAGTTTAAAGATAAATATGCTGGTCAGTTTTTTAGCACACCTGCCGAAGCATCAGACTACTTAAAAGCAAACCCAATTAAAGATAAACTTGTTTTATTAAAAGGAAGTAGAGGAATGGCGCTGGAACAGTTGTTGCCATTACTATAGAATTTTAATTTGTCCCACAGATTTTGGAGATGCCGCAGATTTGGCGCCTAATTTTATGGTTTCTCGTTCATCCTTGCTAGCGCAGATTTAATATCTTCCTTTAC encodes the following:
- a CDS encoding UDP-N-acetylmuramoyl-tripeptide--D-alanyl-D-alanine ligase; its protein translation is MANTEQLYKHYLNHPIICTDTRTITKGCLFFALKGENFDANTFALQAIEQGAAFAIIDNEEYAKNEQCILVSDVLTSLQDLARHHRKQLKIPVIGLTGSNGKTTTKELIRAILAERFKTFATKGNLNNHIGVPLSILSMQSDVEIAVIEMGANHQKEIEFLCELAQPTHGLITNVGMAHLDGFGGFEGVKKGKAELFAYLKSHHGFAFINRNNPYLLEMSERADLNKVVYYGTEKENAVSGELKHSDPLIEFDWSTKGNNYAAKANLTGTYNFENILAAICIGNFFELTPSQINNGLANYFPTNNRSQLTKTDNNTVICDFYNANPSSMTAALNNLKSLSAAHKVAIIGDMFELGAEGPAQHEMVVKLAVENELSTLFIGKSFFEFKDKYAGQFFSTPAEASDYLKANPIKDKLVLLKGSRGMALEQLLPLL